One genomic segment of Erysipelotrichaceae bacterium 66202529 includes these proteins:
- a CDS encoding N-acetylmuramoyl-L-alanine amidase, producing MQKNFVQRHILFFSIIVFCFLVVPFIRNVYAQEQAEKKEQAETIIIRTQKQAEQKKVTKRRVVLDAGHGGYDDGSVAADGTKEKTITLQLTKKIGRLLEKQDVDVVYTRTSDKVSWPSDNEKDLLERSRIANTSKADYFVSIHLNSSDTDQSSAKGTEIWVRSSDTKSRELAQMVNKQLEKLSGIKSRGLKEEADAPLSLVEYTHIPTILVEAGFLSNSSDLSYLKSEKQQDAMAQAITEGILHAFDQSS from the coding sequence ATGCAGAAAAATTTTGTACAGCGACATATCCTGTTCTTTTCCATCATCGTATTCTGCTTTCTTGTTGTTCCGTTTATCCGGAATGTCTATGCACAGGAACAGGCAGAGAAAAAAGAACAGGCAGAAACGATTATTATCCGTACACAGAAGCAGGCAGAACAAAAAAAGGTGACAAAGCGCCGTGTTGTTCTGGATGCTGGACATGGAGGCTATGACGATGGCAGTGTAGCGGCAGATGGTACGAAGGAAAAAACGATTACGTTACAGTTGACAAAGAAGATCGGAAGGCTGCTGGAGAAGCAGGATGTCGATGTTGTTTATACCAGAACAAGTGATAAGGTGTCCTGGCCGTCAGATAATGAAAAGGATTTGCTGGAGCGCTCCCGCATTGCCAATACATCCAAGGCGGATTATTTTGTATCCATCCATCTGAATTCTTCAGATACCGATCAGAGCTCGGCGAAGGGAACGGAAATATGGGTGCGAAGCAGTGACACTAAAAGCCGTGAGCTGGCACAGATGGTAAATAAGCAGCTGGAAAAGCTGTCCGGTATCAAAAGCAGAGGATTGAAGGAGGAAGCGGATGCTCCGTTATCGCTTGTGGAATATACGCATATTCCCACCATTCTTGTAGAAGCTGGATTTCTGTCAAACAGCTCGGATCTTTCCTATTTGAAATCAGAGAAGCAGCAGGATGCCATGGCACAGGCAATAACAGAAGGAATATTGCATGCGTTTGATCAATCGTCATAA
- a CDS encoding BAX inhibitor (BI)-1/YccA family protein, giving the protein MFERNEDYFEPQYTATSLQKHAVRTFGWMTLGLLVTTATAFAVYSTDLIYYIYSNRFAPLILLIAQFGVVIALGARLMKISATGAKVLFLAYSMLTGITFSTLAVVYLPGTLAMAFLMTTVYFGSLAVIGYTTKMNLLRFGPILFGSLLALIITEVIMMFMGADTSTMLISAIGLLIFTGLTAYDAQKMKALYASYEGDEEMLKKLSIYSAFELYLDFINIFLYILRFIGNRD; this is encoded by the coding sequence ATGTTTGAACGTAACGAAGATTATTTTGAGCCGCAATATACAGCTACCAGTCTGCAGAAGCATGCTGTACGAACATTTGGATGGATGACATTGGGTCTTCTGGTGACTACGGCTACTGCATTTGCTGTATACTCCACAGATTTGATTTACTATATTTACAGCAACAGGTTCGCACCGCTGATTCTGCTTATTGCACAGTTTGGTGTCGTAATTGCTCTGGGTGCACGACTGATGAAAATATCCGCAACAGGTGCCAAGGTTTTATTCCTTGCCTACTCTATGCTGACAGGAATTACATTTTCCACACTGGCAGTTGTTTATCTGCCGGGAACGCTGGCGATGGCATTCCTGATGACGACCGTTTATTTTGGAAGTCTTGCTGTTATCGGCTATACGACAAAAATGAATCTGCTTCGGTTTGGGCCGATTCTGTTTGGAAGTCTGCTTGCGCTTATCATCACTGAGGTTATTATGATGTTTATGGGGGCAGATACCAGTACGATGCTGATCAGTGCCATCGGACTTTTGATCTTTACCGGACTGACTGCTTATGACGCACAGAAAATGAAGGCGCTGTATGCAAGCTATGAGGGGGATGAAGAAATGCTGAAAAAGCTTTCCATCTACTCTGCCTTTGAATTATATCTTGACTTTATCAATATTTTCCTGTATATTCTGCGCTTTATCGGAAACAGAGATTAG
- a CDS encoding DUF4438 domain-containing protein encodes MQTNKAFLPVMSVQGKVDHPVMSGNGYRVGYDGYGRIPMATGGIIYNYKIGDSCMGIAGDHIEPGVSLKNPVEKENNALQAFACIGNPAKIITGDAKGRKGYVTGKHGGIDHVMVYFDDETLELMTVDDKVLIKACGQGLKLQDHEEIQLMNIDPELFEQLGIEEQGEKIKIPVVTCVPAYLMGSGLGSATTMLGDYDIMTQDAEANEAFGINKLRFGDLVLIQDHDNHNGPHYRKGAVSVGIVVHADSYTSGHGPGLTVIMSSKSETIEPVIDPNANIANYLNIKK; translated from the coding sequence ATGCAAACAAACAAAGCTTTTTTACCTGTCATGAGTGTACAGGGCAAGGTGGATCATCCGGTTATGAGTGGTAACGGATACCGGGTAGGATACGATGGATATGGAAGAATTCCCATGGCGACCGGAGGAATCATTTACAATTATAAAATCGGTGATTCCTGTATGGGAATAGCAGGAGACCATATAGAACCAGGTGTCAGTCTGAAAAATCCAGTGGAAAAAGAAAACAATGCATTGCAGGCATTTGCCTGTATTGGAAATCCTGCCAAAATCATTACCGGTGATGCCAAGGGCAGAAAAGGATATGTAACAGGAAAGCATGGCGGTATTGATCATGTGATGGTGTATTTTGATGATGAAACGCTAGAACTGATGACGGTTGATGACAAAGTATTGATTAAGGCATGCGGTCAGGGACTGAAGCTGCAGGATCACGAGGAAATACAGCTGATGAATATCGATCCCGAGCTGTTTGAGCAGCTGGGAATTGAGGAACAGGGGGAGAAGATAAAAATACCGGTTGTCACCTGTGTTCCCGCCTACCTCATGGGAAGCGGTCTGGGTAGTGCTACCACTATGCTGGGAGATTATGATATTATGACGCAGGATGCTGAGGCTAATGAAGCCTTCGGAATTAACAAGCTGCGTTTTGGTGATCTGGTTCTGATACAGGATCATGATAATCACAACGGGCCGCATTACCGCAAGGGAGCGGTATCTGTCGGTATTGTCGTCCATGCGGATTCCTATACGAGCGGTCATGGCCCGGGACTTACAGTCATCATGAGCAGTAAAAGCGAAACTATAGAGCCTGTGATAGACCCAAATGCAAATATAGCAAATTATCTGAACATCAAAAAATAA
- a CDS encoding peptidylprolyl isomerase, which yields MIYHGTITMENGAVLPFELYPEDAPVTVENFVKLVKEGYYDGKTFHRVIKNFVSQGGCPYGTGAGDLGYTIPCETENNPHKHEEGSLSMAHRGKDTGCCQFFICHCPQPHLDGVHTVFGKVTDNMGAVRSMRNGDVMTKVIIEEE from the coding sequence ATGATATACCATGGAACAATAACAATGGAAAATGGGGCAGTGCTCCCCTTTGAGCTGTATCCGGAGGATGCTCCGGTAACGGTGGAAAATTTCGTTAAGCTGGTGAAGGAGGGCTATTATGATGGCAAGACCTTTCACCGCGTCATAAAAAACTTTGTGTCTCAGGGAGGCTGTCCATATGGAACAGGTGCCGGTGATCTGGGCTATACGATTCCATGCGAAACGGAAAACAATCCGCACAAGCATGAGGAGGGAAGTCTGTCGATGGCTCACCGCGGTAAAGATACCGGCTGCTGTCAGTTCTTTATCTGCCACTGCCCGCAGCCGCATCTGGATGGTGTGCACACTGTGTTTGGCAAGGTAACGGATAACATGGGAGCTGTTCGCAGTATGCGCAACGGCGATGTTATGACGAAAGTGATCATCGAGGAAGAATAG
- a CDS encoding amino acid permease gives MDDVKRLGTPLLIIVLSAFLTKLVETWLKGSFVHTLLIIIMVASLFMFGVSLNRKKRSNAVFRKVVAIVIVLLLLFMQLGFLDLAVVNRWFAYLGMGSFYINMLYIFCGYLFID, from the coding sequence ATGGATGATGTCAAACGACTGGGAACACCGCTGCTGATTATCGTGCTTTCAGCATTTCTTACCAAGCTGGTGGAAACATGGCTGAAGGGAAGCTTTGTACATACGCTGCTGATTATCATCATGGTTGCTTCTCTGTTTATGTTTGGTGTCTCACTGAACCGAAAGAAGCGAAGCAATGCTGTATTTCGCAAGGTTGTCGCAATCGTTATCGTACTGCTGCTGCTTTTCATGCAGCTGGGCTTTCTGGATCTGGCTGTCGTGAACCGCTGGTTTGCTTATCTGGGCATGGGATCCTTTTATATCAATATGCTGTATATTTTCTGCGGCTATCTGTTCATAGATTAG
- a CDS encoding rhodanese-like domain-containing protein, with amino-acid sequence MFGFSFDKTMEEVKKELDEQKDIQLLDVREADEYREGHIPGADLLPLSELETRAKDIVEVRKLHYVYCRSGQRSRTAVKKLKAMGYDQLYNIGGIVHWPYEQKAGNEK; translated from the coding sequence ATGTTTGGATTTTCTTTTGATAAAACAATGGAAGAAGTAAAAAAGGAGCTGGATGAACAAAAGGACATCCAGCTGCTGGATGTGCGCGAAGCGGATGAATACCGTGAGGGACATATTCCCGGGGCAGACCTATTGCCATTGAGTGAGCTGGAGACCAGGGCGAAGGATATTGTAGAGGTGCGCAAATTGCATTATGTATACTGCCGCAGTGGTCAGCGTTCTAGAACTGCTGTGAAAAAGCTGAAGGCTATGGGATATGATCAACTGTATAACATCGGCGGAATTGTGCATTGGCCGTATGAACAGAAAGCGGGGAATGAGAAATGA
- a CDS encoding protein-tyrosine-phosphatase, with amino-acid sequence MRYTRRLVLSGACNVRDLGGYPCTNGISAWHKCYRSDMLNKLTEEDWMQLRNADIRLILDLRSVTEQRTAAYDSEAYGITRVALPFMKEEVPLAETLDQEAQKRFLDSMKLDYVEMISAVPDAVCQALRLILKTLRDGHAVLFHCTAGKDRTGILAALLLKLCGVCNEDILADYQVSATYNAKGVNSLLPPHMMAIPQIRALFESTPEMLQPLLQLLDEQGCGAYLEAIGMQHNELEALRTLLCDSE; translated from the coding sequence ATGAGATATACCCGCAGACTTGTTCTGAGCGGTGCCTGCAATGTGCGTGATCTTGGTGGATATCCCTGTACAAACGGAATCAGTGCATGGCATAAATGTTATCGAAGCGATATGCTCAACAAGCTAACAGAGGAAGACTGGATGCAGCTGCGTAATGCGGATATACGGTTGATTCTGGATTTGCGCAGTGTGACAGAGCAGCGTACAGCGGCATATGACAGTGAGGCCTATGGCATCACACGCGTAGCCCTTCCGTTTATGAAGGAGGAGGTGCCGCTTGCTGAAACGCTGGATCAGGAGGCGCAGAAGCGTTTCCTTGACAGTATGAAGCTCGATTATGTGGAGATGATCAGTGCTGTGCCCGATGCGGTGTGTCAGGCGCTGCGGCTCATATTAAAAACGCTGAGGGATGGCCATGCTGTATTGTTTCACTGTACGGCAGGAAAGGATCGCACCGGTATTCTGGCAGCCCTTCTTCTGAAGCTTTGTGGGGTATGCAATGAGGATATTCTGGCGGACTATCAGGTGTCGGCAACCTACAATGCGAAGGGGGTCAACAGCCTGTTACCACCGCATATGATGGCTATACCGCAGATTCGTGCATTATTTGAAAGTACACCGGAAATGCTGCAGCCGCTGCTGCAGCTGTTGGATGAGCAGGGCTGTGGCGCATATCTGGAAGCCATAGGAATGCAGCACAATGAGCTGGAAGCGCTGCGTACGCTGCTGTGTGATTCAGAATAA
- a CDS encoding RNA methyltransferase, with the protein MEQYIVEGNISVKAVLLAQKRDIVRIIVDEKKKDRDTAFILRQARQRHILIEQSSRKAIDELAQGKTHGGLLAVCAERSFQTLQDVCKSEQVFLALIEGVEDPFNFGYILRTLYAAGCDGVIIPPRNWTSAAGVVTKASAGASEYLNLIIANDMDALLQEMKQKDITLVCGQRSNAISLYAYTFPQRVCLAIGGEMRGLSKSVQGHSDQNLYIPYRQDFRNAMTAAASTAIFAFELVRQKTES; encoded by the coding sequence ATGGAACAATATATCGTAGAGGGAAACATCTCTGTTAAGGCCGTGCTGCTTGCACAAAAGCGGGATATCGTAAGGATTATCGTGGATGAGAAAAAAAAGGATCGCGATACCGCCTTTATTCTCCGCCAGGCAAGACAGCGCCATATTTTAATTGAACAAAGCAGCCGCAAGGCCATTGATGAACTGGCACAGGGGAAGACGCATGGCGGTCTGCTTGCGGTTTGCGCTGAGCGCAGCTTTCAAACATTGCAGGATGTATGCAAAAGCGAGCAAGTGTTTCTGGCATTGATCGAGGGTGTGGAGGATCCGTTTAATTTCGGTTATATCCTACGTACCCTGTATGCGGCTGGCTGTGACGGTGTCATTATACCTCCGCGCAACTGGACGAGTGCAGCCGGTGTTGTGACAAAAGCCAGTGCAGGAGCCAGTGAATATCTGAATCTGATCATAGCGAATGATATGGATGCTTTGCTTCAGGAAATGAAGCAGAAGGATATCACACTGGTCTGCGGACAGCGCAGCAACGCAATTTCCTTATATGCATACACCTTTCCACAAAGGGTCTGCCTGGCAATCGGCGGGGAAATGCGCGGGTTGAGTAAAAGCGTGCAGGGACACAGCGATCAAAACCTTTACATCCCCTACCGTCAGGATTTCCGCAATGCGATGACAGCGGCGGCATCCACAGCGATCTTCGCCTTTGAGCTGGTGCGGCAGAAAACAGAAAGCTAA
- the nadE gene encoding NAD(+) synthase, with protein sequence MKVAVVTMHVRQGKCEENVSYMKQMIQRAREAQADLIVFPQNAVSGYRLGDQWLDEDWCRYVDSFNDELVAESEDIAIVWGNIRYRNRRRFNAAFFAYQRQTHMRVKRNTPFTDDARYFEENPINSAIEYKDHVFALNFGREIQLTDININLDAAMFTLDQDVSLKGNVIYANAVGMQNSGKEVVVMQGGSGVRIAKKTIYQADWFQEEMHIVELSETKEALPSQPKLLDALLMGIRDFDSQVFGGRVPWIVGMSGGLDSSVTAALLCAALGKERVYGYNIATQHNSSTTISNAAKEAQALGIHYKEGNMKSLIQASAELLRQEYGYDVEEMPSLVMENLQARSRGYLLSGFAGILGGVVVNNGNKVETALGYCTLYGDSIGALSVIGDLTKVQLFDLSAALNDRFGKEVIPCNLLPRVHEQGIDWEMPPSAELKDAQLDPMKWFYHDYLIEHLGRDLTLRAFMESYADGSIWEQDIARWLSYYGLDDPKVFISDLEWLLTTMAKNSFKRLQLPPLLSVHAKTLANKKEAQMQTDSYVFEKLKQTILPM encoded by the coding sequence ATGAAGGTTGCAGTTGTAACCATGCATGTCAGACAGGGGAAATGTGAAGAAAACGTTTCCTATATGAAACAAATGATACAGCGTGCCAGAGAAGCACAGGCGGATTTAATCGTATTCCCGCAAAATGCAGTCAGTGGATACCGGCTGGGTGATCAGTGGCTGGATGAGGACTGGTGCCGCTATGTGGACAGCTTTAATGATGAATTGGTGGCAGAAAGTGAGGATATCGCCATTGTATGGGGAAATATCCGCTATCGTAACCGCAGAAGATTCAATGCGGCATTTTTTGCCTATCAGAGACAGACGCATATGCGGGTAAAGCGCAATACACCATTTACAGATGATGCACGCTATTTTGAAGAAAATCCAATCAACAGTGCAATCGAATATAAGGATCATGTATTTGCACTGAATTTTGGACGGGAAATACAATTAACGGATATCAATATCAATCTGGATGCGGCAATGTTTACGCTGGATCAGGATGTTTCTCTGAAGGGCAATGTCATTTATGCAAATGCTGTCGGTATGCAAAACAGCGGTAAGGAGGTTGTTGTCATGCAGGGGGGCAGCGGTGTCCGTATTGCGAAAAAGACAATCTATCAGGCAGACTGGTTTCAGGAGGAGATGCATATTGTGGAGCTTAGTGAAACAAAGGAAGCACTCCCTTCTCAGCCGAAGCTGCTCGATGCCCTGCTTATGGGAATCCGGGATTTTGACAGCCAGGTATTTGGCGGACGTGTGCCCTGGATCGTTGGGATGAGCGGCGGTCTGGATAGCAGTGTGACGGCAGCCCTGTTATGTGCAGCACTTGGCAAGGAACGCGTATACGGCTATAATATTGCGACACAGCACAACAGCAGCACGACCATTTCCAATGCGGCGAAGGAAGCGCAGGCCCTGGGTATTCATTATAAGGAAGGAAATATGAAATCCCTGATACAGGCGAGTGCGGAGCTGCTTCGACAGGAATACGGCTATGATGTGGAAGAAATGCCTTCCCTGGTAATGGAGAATTTGCAGGCACGCTCCCGCGGGTATCTGTTAAGCGGCTTTGCCGGTATCCTGGGCGGTGTTGTTGTGAATAATGGAAACAAGGTGGAAACGGCCCTGGGCTATTGCACGCTGTATGGTGACAGCATTGGTGCATTATCCGTCATTGGGGATTTGACAAAGGTTCAGCTCTTTGATCTGTCTGCGGCATTGAATGATCGCTTTGGGAAAGAGGTTATTCCCTGCAACCTTCTGCCCCGTGTACATGAGCAGGGGATAGATTGGGAAATGCCGCCGAGTGCGGAGTTAAAGGATGCCCAGCTTGATCCGATGAAATGGTTCTATCACGATTATCTCATAGAGCATCTGGGAAGAGATCTTACACTTCGTGCCTTCATGGAAAGCTATGCGGATGGAAGCATCTGGGAACAGGATATCGCACGCTGGCTGAGCTACTATGGTCTGGATGATCCCAAGGTGTTTATTTCCGATTTGGAATGGCTGCTGACCACGATGGCGAAGAACAGCTTTAAACGGCTGCAGCTGCCTCCGCTGCTGAGTGTTCATGCGAAAACGCTGGCAAATAAAAAGGAAGCACAGATGCAAACAGATTCTTATGTATTTGAGAAGCTGAAGCAGACCATTCTACCTATGTAA
- a CDS encoding AI-2E family transporter: MKFRLTEEMRKKIWLYVIVIAIGISIYFAFDKIDFIIRAIRSVCSLTTPFILGFAIAFLLNKPMELIETRLLGKVPMKPQHKRSIAAVLAVILGITIVCAFLALLLPQLFDSIFSLVKAFPGYVEDFQKFALDFVERYAIDTKQVTNYITETDFFEKLTEFVTDALPQMAKATYAFGSTLLNILLSIMAGLYMLIDKERLSGYAKKINYALFPTEVSEYLHRMVLASGDIFNNFIVGKAIDSLIIGVLCYIGSLIFQFPYALLLSVIIGVTNMIPVFGPFIGAVPGIVILFIIHPITALYFALFIFALQQFDGNILGPLILGDKLGLPSIGILFSVCVGGGLFGVIGMFIGVPCFAVIYMAVKEFVNYRLKKKAVNLDEVSKEMKKEALEIEERIEQDIED; the protein is encoded by the coding sequence ATGAAATTTAGATTAACCGAGGAAATGAGAAAGAAGATATGGCTCTATGTGATTGTTATCGCCATAGGGATCAGCATATATTTCGCTTTTGATAAAATAGACTTTATCATACGGGCAATCCGGAGCGTCTGCTCGCTGACAACGCCGTTTATACTGGGCTTTGCGATTGCATTCCTGTTGAATAAGCCGATGGAGCTGATTGAAACCAGGCTGCTTGGCAAGGTGCCTATGAAACCACAGCATAAACGAAGCATAGCTGCTGTACTGGCTGTGATTCTGGGAATTACCATCGTGTGCGCCTTTCTGGCATTGCTGCTGCCGCAGCTATTTGACAGTATTTTCTCGCTGGTGAAGGCATTCCCCGGCTATGTTGAGGATTTCCAGAAATTTGCCCTGGATTTTGTTGAACGGTATGCGATTGACACTAAGCAGGTAACCAATTATATAACCGAAACGGATTTCTTTGAAAAGCTGACTGAATTCGTAACCGATGCGCTGCCGCAGATGGCAAAGGCTACCTATGCGTTTGGAAGCACATTGCTGAATATTCTGCTGAGTATCATGGCAGGCTTGTATATGCTGATTGACAAGGAACGTCTTTCCGGATATGCAAAAAAGATCAATTATGCACTGTTTCCAACAGAGGTCAGTGAATATCTGCATCGCATGGTGCTTGCGAGCGGTGATATCTTCAATAACTTTATCGTAGGAAAGGCAATCGATTCTTTGATTATCGGTGTATTATGCTATATCGGTTCCCTGATCTTTCAGTTCCCGTACGCATTGCTGCTGTCGGTCATTATCGGTGTTACGAATATGATTCCGGTATTCGGGCCCTTCATCGGTGCGGTACCGGGAATCGTGATTCTCTTTATTATACATCCGATTACGGCGCTGTATTTTGCATTGTTTATTTTCGCCCTGCAGCAGTTTGACGGCAATATTCTAGGGCCGCTGATTCTGGGAGATAAGCTGGGACTTCCAAGCATTGGAATTTTGTTTTCCGTCTGTGTCGGCGGCGGACTGTTTGGCGTCATTGGTATGTTTATCGGGGTGCCGTGCTTTGCGGTTATCTATATGGCAGTGAAGGAATTTGTAAACTATCGGCTGAAGAAGAAAGCAGTGAATCTGGATGAGGTATCAAAGGAAATGAAAAAGGAAGCGCTGGAAATAGAGGAGCGCATAGAACAAGATATAGAGGATTAG
- a CDS encoding GNAT family N-acetyltransferase produces MLETTRCRLYPLQNADEVIHLFTDAAIREYLGGALAWDTAECNVQGKLENARYQGFVVHRKSDHACIGLIELEEYPVSDVLELSYQYTSASWGNGYAKESIHAVLSNLQKQGSVRRIVAETQKKNIRSRRLLESLGFTYCTSRIRFHVVQCVYEKVL; encoded by the coding sequence ATGCTGGAGACAACACGCTGCAGGCTATATCCGCTGCAGAATGCAGATGAGGTGATTCATTTATTTACCGATGCTGCCATACGTGAATATTTAGGAGGTGCATTAGCATGGGATACTGCTGAGTGCAATGTACAAGGAAAGCTGGAGAACGCACGATATCAGGGCTTTGTTGTACATAGAAAAAGTGATCATGCATGTATCGGGTTGATTGAACTTGAGGAATATCCTGTCAGCGATGTGCTGGAGCTTTCGTACCAGTATACTTCTGCAAGCTGGGGAAACGGTTATGCAAAGGAATCCATTCATGCTGTTTTATCCAATCTGCAAAAGCAGGGAAGCGTGCGAAGAATTGTAGCGGAAACACAGAAGAAAAATATCCGTTCCCGCCGTTTGCTTGAATCGCTTGGTTTTACCTACTGTACATCCCGTATACGGTTTCATGTGGTGCAGTGCGTGTATGAGAAAGTACTCTGA
- a CDS encoding DUF89 family protein, translating to MNISSRCILCLLKKEEQRVRACPSEHKKAQYLKDVMRVMLEADAADTMPWISDRIRLLTAPVPDQPVDYAKIKTHFNTMLLEMEPQLQEAIEQAPDPLSYAMRLARCGNYIDFGAMENVDEDILHALLQQVHEETLEPTVYEDFKQHAANSHTLLYLCDNCGEIVLDKLFLQQLQKQIPHLDITVMVRGGEVINDATMKDVEQVGLHEFCTCIDSGVPLAGCDLRHISKEAYARIVSSDIIIAKGQANFESLYGCGLPIYYLLLCKCDYFCERFGMQRLQGILAYEKTLELAA from the coding sequence ATGAATATCAGTTCTCGTTGTATCCTATGCTTATTAAAGAAAGAAGAACAACGTGTAAGAGCCTGCCCCAGCGAGCATAAAAAAGCACAATATCTCAAGGATGTCATGCGTGTTATGCTGGAGGCAGATGCTGCAGATACCATGCCGTGGATTTCCGATCGAATCCGGCTGTTAACAGCACCTGTACCCGATCAGCCTGTGGATTATGCCAAAATAAAAACACATTTCAATACGATGCTGCTGGAGATGGAGCCTCAATTACAGGAAGCCATTGAGCAGGCCCCAGATCCGCTCTCCTATGCAATGCGCCTTGCCCGCTGTGGGAATTATATTGATTTCGGTGCTATGGAGAACGTGGATGAGGATATTCTGCATGCACTGTTACAGCAGGTACATGAGGAAACACTGGAGCCCACTGTTTATGAAGACTTCAAGCAACATGCCGCAAACAGCCACACACTTTTGTATCTGTGTGATAATTGCGGAGAAATCGTTTTAGACAAGCTGTTCCTACAGCAGCTGCAAAAGCAGATTCCACACCTGGATATCACAGTCATGGTACGCGGTGGTGAGGTTATCAATGATGCAACCATGAAGGATGTAGAACAGGTTGGGCTTCATGAGTTTTGCACATGCATAGACAGTGGTGTGCCATTAGCTGGCTGCGATCTGCGCCATATAAGCAAGGAAGCATATGCACGTATTGTTTCCAGCGATATCATCATCGCCAAGGGACAGGCAAATTTTGAATCCTTATATGGATGTGGCCTGCCCATCTATTATCTGCTGTTGTGCAAATGCGATTATTTCTGTGAACGCTTTGGCATGCAGCGGCTGCAGGGAATCCTCGCCTATGAGAAAACACTGGAGCTGGCTGCATAA